One window of the Candidatus Zixiibacteriota bacterium genome contains the following:
- a CDS encoding putative DNA mismatch repair protein MutL (Evidence 3 : Putative function from multiple computational evidences) has translation MTNSRSPEVSQRWIKPLPERLINKIAAGEVIERPAAVLKELVENSLDAGATKIDIIVEKSGTKSITILDNGCGIPAEQMEIAFSRHATSKIRDFSDLENLTSFGFRGEALPSIASISKTRMVSRTAEADSGTEIIIEGGVVQSLKPVAAPPGTKIEVGELFFNTPARRKFLKAEVTEARHLTRNAVALALSAPSARFSYSLNGRAIYSVDDDSNNMKRRAGRLLLGEKYERLLEITSIGENIEITGFVSYPDQGRQNQYGLFLFINNRYIKSQSLTHAVISGYGELLPRGNYPLGAVFLKIDPVRVDVNVHPTKAEVRLSEETLVHDILHHAVKQALRQSGALGPAVITSTAARPESQWSAREAIRRIVDFSPHPPIPSQTALNELYGRQESGMPPKPNPIEDENPLSGIDLITEKPPVEYPGGVSFLGQFAELYLVFRDLDTITIMDQHAAHERILYEENLRLMNSGGGISQSLLFPVTVELSPERYLLFEESANYLNKVGFLAEPFGANAVLISTVPVALSRKSPEKIFESVLDDIDSIRAAGADLIKAVAQSLACRSAVMAGDRLGPDEAMALWRQLMNTENKHCCPHGRPTFLTISRNELDVKFGRK, from the coding sequence ATGACAAATAGCCGTAGTCCCGAAGTCTCGCAGAGATGGATTAAACCGCTGCCGGAAAGGTTAATCAATAAAATTGCGGCCGGCGAGGTAATCGAGCGCCCCGCGGCGGTGCTCAAGGAACTGGTCGAAAACTCTCTTGATGCCGGGGCGACAAAGATCGACATAATTGTCGAGAAATCCGGGACCAAATCGATAACCATCCTCGATAACGGCTGCGGTATCCCGGCCGAGCAAATGGAAATCGCCTTTTCCCGCCACGCCACCAGCAAAATCAGAGACTTTTCGGATTTGGAAAATTTGACCAGTTTCGGGTTTCGGGGCGAGGCCCTGCCATCGATAGCGTCGATATCGAAAACCCGTATGGTGTCCCGGACCGCCGAAGCCGACAGCGGGACGGAAATAATTATTGAGGGAGGGGTCGTCCAAAGTCTCAAGCCGGTGGCCGCCCCGCCTGGAACCAAAATTGAGGTGGGAGAACTTTTTTTCAATACCCCTGCGCGGCGCAAATTCCTGAAAGCCGAAGTGACCGAAGCGCGGCATTTGACCCGCAACGCGGTCGCCCTCGCCCTGAGCGCGCCCTCGGCCCGTTTCTCCTACTCCTTGAACGGCCGGGCGATTTATTCTGTCGATGATGATTCTAACAATATGAAACGCCGCGCCGGACGGCTCCTTCTCGGCGAAAAATATGAGCGCCTTCTCGAGATAACATCTATCGGCGAAAATATTGAAATCACCGGCTTTGTCAGTTATCCCGATCAGGGCCGCCAGAATCAGTACGGGCTGTTTCTTTTTATTAATAATCGATATATCAAATCCCAGAGTCTGACTCATGCCGTTATCTCCGGTTATGGGGAACTCCTGCCGCGCGGCAATTATCCCCTCGGGGCGGTATTTCTGAAAATCGACCCGGTCCGGGTTGATGTCAACGTGCATCCCACCAAGGCCGAAGTGCGACTGTCCGAAGAAACGCTGGTGCATGATATTCTGCATCATGCCGTCAAGCAGGCCCTGCGGCAGTCGGGGGCTCTTGGGCCGGCCGTCATTACTTCAACCGCGGCCCGGCCGGAAAGTCAATGGAGTGCCCGAGAGGCGATCCGCCGAATTGTCGATTTTAGCCCCCACCCGCCGATTCCCTCGCAGACAGCATTGAACGAATTGTACGGCAGGCAGGAATCCGGAATGCCCCCAAAGCCAAATCCTATCGAGGACGAGAATCCGCTATCCGGAATCGACTTAATTACTGAAAAACCGCCGGTCGAGTATCCGGGCGGAGTCAGTTTTCTGGGGCAATTTGCCGAACTGTATCTGGTCTTTCGGGATCTTGATACTATAACCATTATGGATCAGCACGCCGCGCATGAACGAATTCTCTATGAAGAAAATCTTCGCCTGATGAACTCCGGCGGTGGGATATCGCAAAGCCTGCTTTTTCCCGTTACGGTTGAATTATCACCGGAACGATATCTTCTCTTTGAAGAATCCGCCAATTATCTAAATAAAGTCGGTTTTCTCGCTGAACCGTTCGGAGCCAACGCTGTTTTGATTTCGACCGTCCCGGTCGCCCTGTCACGCAAATCGCCGGAAAAGATATTTGAGTCGGTTCTTGATGATATAGATTCAATACGGGCCGCCGGGGCCGATTTAATCAAGGCCGTGGCGCAATCTTTGGCCTGCCGGTCGGCGGTGATGGCGGGGGACCGCCTTGGCCCCGACGAAGCCATGGCCCTGTGGCGGCAGTTGATGAACACCGAAAATAAACATTGCTGTCCCCACGGCCGGCCGACCTTTTTGACAATTTCCCGGAACGAACTGGATGTCAAATTCGGCCGCAAATAG
- the miaA gene encoding tRNA dimethylallyltransferase, giving the protein MSNSAANRPVIPILTGPTGAGKSAALLPFLEKCPSLEIISADSRQIYKYLDIGTDKPSQELRSKYKFHFIDRVEPGERFTAFDFVRESEMIIAENLAKGRRPLICGGTGLYIKALVEGIVEIPEDDLQVRSRLESDVLEKGPQYLFERLQAIDPIEAEKTHPHNIRRIIRALEIFEVSGKTKSEFMKEGQEALPKYNYEIICLLPPRELLYKQINDRVDKMMEGGLLAEVEDLRDRGLEEKVIAVNVIGYNELFDYLNDRISLAGAVNLIKQNSRRFAKRQITWFRGMEELKFAESGQMAENYLNDLLNGEIKS; this is encoded by the coding sequence ATGTCAAATTCGGCCGCAAATAGACCGGTGATTCCGATTTTGACCGGCCCCACGGGGGCGGGAAAAAGCGCCGCGCTTTTGCCGTTTTTGGAAAAATGTCCGTCGCTTGAAATTATCTCCGCCGACTCGCGGCAGATTTATAAATACCTCGACATCGGCACCGATAAGCCGTCGCAGGAGTTAAGGTCAAAATACAAATTTCATTTTATCGACCGGGTGGAACCGGGGGAGAGGTTCACCGCTTTTGATTTTGTCCGGGAATCGGAAATGATTATCGCCGAGAATTTGGCCAAAGGGCGGAGGCCTCTTATCTGCGGCGGGACCGGCTTATATATAAAGGCCCTTGTTGAAGGGATTGTCGAGATACCGGAAGACGACCTGCAGGTGCGGAGTCGTCTGGAAAGTGATGTCCTCGAAAAAGGACCGCAATATCTATTTGAAAGGCTCCAGGCCATAGACCCGATAGAAGCCGAAAAGACGCATCCTCACAATATCAGGAGGATAATCAGGGCTCTGGAAATTTTTGAAGTCTCGGGCAAAACCAAATCCGAGTTTATGAAGGAAGGGCAGGAGGCTCTTCCAAAATATAATTATGAAATTATCTGCCTGTTGCCGCCCCGGGAATTACTCTATAAACAGATTAATGACCGGGTCGATAAGATGATGGAGGGCGGCCTTCTGGCCGAAGTGGAAGACTTACGCGACCGGGGACTCGAAGAAAAAGTGATTGCCGTGAACGTAATCGGGTATAATGAATTGTTTGATTATTTAAATGACCGGATTTCGCTGGCGGGAGCGGTCAATTTGATTAAGCAGAATTCGAGGCGTTTCGCCAAAAGGCAGATTACCTGGTTTCGCGGCATGGAGGAGTTGAAATTTGCAGAATCGGGCCAAATGGCCGAAAATTATCTTAATGATTTGCTAAACGGGGAAATTAAATCTTGA
- a CDS encoding putative Lytic transglycosylase catalytic (Evidence 3 : Putative function from multiple computational evidences), translated as MYRKVLAGLLVVVLAAIFLSCAGPFTKKPATEANSGYDYESDSAYADNISIDSLIALDRVGQSVYDDAQAADSGGDSAADIDDYIWRELKVAEEYCTMGVLANRETAWEEAAYYFEKSLAILGDLDIDTESDSLTDSAVKYNRILAEVAANYRSTLVSLGQLSGDVSPDILISRFSEINHIKVDSSEMKRLEAFAQEKNSYNVPIVMNDRVKTCIVYYQTVARDAIVRYLSRMTRYLPMIQKIFQEYGLPTDLAYLAMVESGFNNHAYSWARAMGMWQFIAETGRLYGMNRTWWYDERKDPVKSTHAAARFLKDLYNEFGSWELALAAYNGGPQRVRNVTKKQKTNDFWKLKLKKQTMDYVPFFMAATMICKNPEKFGFANIDYQPEVSYDEVRINKSLDLKVVADAIGCSLTELQDLNPELLRRYTPPNISQYVLRIPGGRQEAFLASYSDMPVAQQTSWVQHKIRRGENIASIARKYGISQYALMEANNLNRRSRIIAGRNLIIPVPGGSAPTRESRRRASSYDSDDGVYVVRSGDTVSDIARAFGVSADQIRRLNNLGRSSRIYVGQRLKIRHEADQQSRIDSSKKSNKSSGQSRTSYIVKKGDSIWDIARRFGITTQALQELNGLNRRSRIYPGQKLLINSLEADRGRFKTYTVRRGDTIYGIAGQFNTTMSQLVSWNDLDNPEILHVGQKIRIYSD; from the coding sequence ATGTATAGAAAAGTATTAGCGGGATTGCTGGTGGTGGTGTTAGCGGCGATATTTCTATCGTGTGCTGGTCCATTCACAAAGAAGCCGGCCACGGAGGCCAATTCGGGATATGATTATGAATCTGACTCGGCGTATGCAGATAATATCAGTATCGATTCTTTGATAGCCCTGGACCGGGTAGGTCAATCAGTCTATGATGATGCCCAAGCCGCCGACAGTGGCGGCGATTCCGCGGCCGATATCGATGACTATATCTGGCGCGAATTGAAAGTCGCCGAGGAATATTGTACGATGGGGGTTCTCGCCAATCGGGAGACGGCATGGGAAGAGGCCGCCTATTATTTTGAAAAAAGTCTGGCCATTTTGGGCGATCTCGATATTGACACGGAAAGTGATTCCCTGACCGATTCGGCCGTCAAATACAACCGCATTCTGGCCGAAGTTGCCGCCAATTATCGTTCTACTCTGGTGTCCTTGGGACAATTATCCGGCGATGTCTCCCCGGATATTCTTATCTCGCGCTTTTCCGAAATAAATCATATCAAGGTCGATTCCTCCGAAATGAAGCGCCTCGAGGCCTTTGCCCAGGAAAAAAACTCATACAATGTCCCGATCGTGATGAACGACCGGGTCAAGACTTGTATTGTCTACTACCAGACGGTTGCCCGCGACGCCATTGTCCGTTATCTGTCGCGCATGACCCGGTACCTGCCGATGATCCAGAAAATATTTCAGGAGTACGGATTGCCGACCGATCTCGCTTATCTGGCGATGGTCGAATCCGGTTTCAATAACCATGCTTATTCCTGGGCACGCGCCATGGGGATGTGGCAATTTATCGCGGAGACCGGCCGTCTTTACGGGATGAACCGCACCTGGTGGTACGACGAGCGCAAGGACCCGGTCAAATCGACCCATGCGGCCGCCCGATTTCTGAAGGACCTTTATAATGAATTCGGGAGTTGGGAACTGGCCCTGGCGGCCTATAATGGCGGCCCGCAGCGGGTACGTAATGTTACCAAGAAGCAGAAAACCAACGACTTCTGGAAACTGAAACTTAAAAAACAGACCATGGATTATGTCCCATTTTTCATGGCCGCCACGATGATCTGCAAGAACCCCGAAAAATTCGGCTTTGCCAATATTGATTATCAGCCGGAGGTTTCTTACGACGAGGTGCGTATTAACAAGAGCCTCGACCTGAAAGTGGTGGCCGATGCCATCGGATGCAGTCTGACCGAATTGCAGGACCTGAATCCGGAACTTCTGCGCCGCTATACGCCGCCCAATATCAGCCAGTACGTTTTAAGAATTCCCGGCGGGCGACAGGAGGCATTTCTGGCCTCCTATAGCGATATGCCGGTGGCGCAGCAGACCAGCTGGGTTCAGCACAAGATTCGGCGCGGCGAAAATATCGCCTCCATCGCCCGGAAATACGGTATCTCACAGTACGCTCTCATGGAAGCCAATAATCTGAATCGCCGTTCCCGGATCATCGCCGGGCGCAACCTGATTATTCCGGTTCCGGGCGGAAGCGCCCCGACCCGGGAAAGCCGGAGAAGAGCGTCATCGTATGACAGTGATGACGGCGTCTATGTTGTCCGGTCGGGGGACACGGTTTCCGATATCGCCCGGGCCTTCGGAGTCTCCGCGGATCAGATCCGCCGTCTCAACAATCTGGGACGAAGTTCCCGCATCTATGTCGGTCAGCGGCTGAAAATCCGCCACGAAGCCGATCAGCAGAGCCGTATCGACTCTTCCAAAAAATCGAATAAATCTTCCGGTCAGTCACGGACTTCATACATCGTCAAAAAAGGCGATTCAATTTGGGACATAGCGCGCCGCTTCGGAATCACCACACAGGCCCTTCAGGAATTGAACGGGCTGAACCGGCGCAGCCGCATATATCCCGGACAGAAGTTGCTTATCAATAGTCTGGAAGCGGATCGGGGCCGTTTTAAAACATACACGGTTCGGCGGGGTGACACCATTTACGGCATCGCCGGACAATTCAATACGACCATGTCCCAACTGGTTTCGTGGAATGATCTGGATAATCCGGAGATACTTCACGTGGGACAGAAAATCAGGATCTACTCCGATTGA